The sequence below is a genomic window from Mytilus edulis chromosome 2, xbMytEdul2.2, whole genome shotgun sequence.
aaaacttttatgaatatttttttcagtttctcCCTAATTTAGTGTTGGATGGACTTGGTTTTTGGAGATAAACATACAAGGGTAAACGGTATTTCAGAATATCAACAACccttttcaaaagagggacgaaagataccaaagggacagtcaaactcataaatctaaaacaaactgacaacgccatggctaaaaatgaaaaagacaaacagaaaaacaatagtacacatgacacaacatagaaaactaaagaataaacaacacgaaccccaccaaaaactagaggtgatctcaggtgctccggaagggtaagtagatcctgcttcacatgtggcacctgtcgtgttgcttatgtgattacaaatccggtaaatagtctaattcggtaggtcacattcatgaaagggaaggggattgtagttacgacgtaaggaacatatccgataccatttgtgaaacggttattccataacggtcaaccaactcgtgatggcgtccgtaaaatttacgaagggatgatttcaacttcaccatttggaactcttggtttaatagcttccttgtgagcagtaaacctctatcaagaaaatcatgataggaaatgcaagcacgggaatatcgtatcaattgggagatatataccccgtatgcaggtgctgctggaatgttgctacttagaaatggaaagttcacaattggaaagctgaaatcatctcttttgtcgtaagttttgttttcaaccgaccctcattgtcaatttctagatgtaagtcaagatatgaagccgacttaactgtatctgtagtatcctttatctccaattcgatgggatagatgcgttccacatagtcaccaaagacgttcctgcatgaagtcagcctcataataataaagaaacaagtcggcaagtagaggggcacagtttgtttccattgggatgccgacagtctgttaaaaaacacgtcctccgaacgttacaaatatgttgtcaatcaagaaatcaagcatcttgataatatcggtttcagagaattttttgtttgaatcagagtgattctttacgaagtatgatttatccctccctaagacaagatacttgtatctacgttggccattcttttttatgaagcaaagtaataccaactctttcaatttgtcttttagtttggaatgtggaatacttgtgtacagagtagaaaagtcaaatgttttaatactgttacaagatgaaagagagttagattgtatgtactctaaaagatctttggaatttttaagtatccacatctgattcacgccacctctagaatagacagtttcacaataactttgaagcccgtctttgattgctgataaaatagatgttaatagtttagaaagaggtttcgtggagcacttggaagacccagcaatataccgttgtttgaaaggacacttatgtagtttaggtatccaatacagtgatggaagatccagttcttcatctttggttgaaataccaaaggaacaaataacagacctatgattatccaggatttcctctttggtaagtgtcgtgagggtatatgttgagtttccaagtgaattgtctatacctaatccgtttatcaagcaattaatgtagtgacttttacagacaaaaacgatgttatttggggctttgtctgcggggacaacaacatatttatcatggaggtcggatacgtgtttagcaacatttgggtctttaaagattgacgtagcattggcattgatggacccattcagtttcttgattctgatttgtattaacgacctcactgccttaatccattcggatagagtgtctacatcttcttttcacgtttagcccattgcctggcataatcctcgactgagtccatcaatattttaaagttgtatttccatttgatggatttaggctcacgatatttcggacctttcgataacacgtttcgtagagaagtgttattaacaatgttaaggtcaccggtaataacgtggccagcaggattatatatgaattgggaactagcacaagtgcaatcaggaggtttagacttgaagtcgtcaatatcgagattctgcaaaacgcgtttgttattgaaaattttagttgcaataagtttggtataggtataagaaattattggtacagactggtctttgaaataaggaggtattttcgattgaactaatttatgatgaaggatattgcctaggttgacgccatcgagacctttgttggcaaaggaaagatttagaaaagatcttttctctttttcatcttttccaatgcgaactggcttgaaaagtctgtgacttgcaatatccaaaattatagcttgaagtttgtattggtttgaatgagggtttgttacagtggattccaaacataaattgaacaaagAATAAAGCTTTGAAAGGGGTAATgcataaagtttcgtgcgaatgtgatgaataacttacggcttttgtatgaatgacagcaagtcattattaaatagagacatcatgcagagaaggtgatgtataatgacgatgaccatgactgcgtctacgtcgaggagtcgagttgaaaatattcatcacattcaccgagttacacgaagggctagatagaatacctataccatcaattttgtcattcaTCAAATTTCACGAAACGTTTACAGAAGTTTCTTTATTATTGTGGAATATAATGGTAAGCTCATTAACCGTGTTTATTATTATGGAATATAATGGTAAGCTCATTAACCGTGTTTATTATTATGGAATATAATGGTAAGCTCATTAACCGTGTTTTTGTATTTACTTAGGAGtggttataaattatttttttgtcagcCATCATTTATGAACAGAATgttgtcaaatatttaaaactttaacatCTTTGTCAAATCTCCACCGAATTAACAAATCTTGGACAGactctttttaaaataaagagaaagcaatataaaaaaaacttttgttggTGATTAACTAATGAATGAACTGAgttttttaaagttaatattaCACTTTAACACTTACATCAGCGGTTGCAGAAAAGACACTGAACAATGACATGTTAAAATCGATGAACATCAAGTGggaaatagaaatacatctttgAGTTTAATTCCTGCAAGTACTTACacaattaattatattttttctgtaaaatttttcAGTATGGCAAATATAAGAGTAATTGAAAGTGAATCGTCAGTGCAGACGCGTATATCTGTTAAAGAGATATATAGTTCATAAGAAGAAggatgataaatgtttgtttgttgtatcaatttttataatGTAATTAACTCGTCATacataccagaattgaaattttgtatttgcaccagacgcgcgtttgctctacaaaagactaatcagtgacgctggaatcgagataagttaaaaaagccaaataaagtactaagttgaagagcaatgaggaccaacaattcctaaacgttttgccacacaaaacttaggtaatatattcctgaggtagaaaagcttagtatttaaaaaatgtaaagttttttttctaatagttAATTCATAATTacgaccatatcaatgataatgtcaatacagaagtgctgactactggtctggtgataccctggaggaataaaaactccatcagcagtggcatcgaccaagtggttgttaataaacccatcatagataccaggattgaaattttgtatttgcgctagACGTGTGTTTCGTTtaactttacaataaataaactcatcatagataccaggattaaattttgtattacgtcagacgcgcgtgtcgtctacaaaagactcatcagtgacgcttgaatccaaaaaagttataaaggccaaataaagtactagATTGATGAGCATTGAGTTCTGGGGTAGacaagccttagtatttcaaaaattcaaaagttttgtcaaatacagctacggtaatctattctgGGGTAGacaagccttagtatttcaaaaattcaaaagttttgaaaacagttaatttataaatatgaccatatcaatgataattcatgtcagcacagaagtgcatcaaagactcatcagtgacactcgaataaaaaataaataaagaggacaagtaaaatattctatactttattttttaagtAATCCTATTTTTTGTTCTCTAGCGTGGTACCTCTGCAAGGACACAAACTCTGAGGCGTTTGAAAAGTATAGAAGAGAGCGCTCCGATTTGTATATAAGGGTTATACTTCATCAAATGAAATCATGCTGGATGCCTCTTAGTTTACAAGTTTTCATTTCTGCAGGTGAGAAAAATAAGGACAATGGTACTTGAGACTTACACTATGCTCCAGTGTGTGAGAAACTGGTCTATTTAAGAAAGTATATAATTTAAGGTACGGTAACATCCTGGACATACCACATATAACATTGCAACAGTCCATTCTCTATGTATGACGAACTGCAGCTCTGTAATAAGGGGATGAAGAGTAGCAGCCTGTTCCATAATTCAGTAATATGCTATTTTTGTTATTCGTTTGTAACgcatattttgtcattttttttgatAACCGGCGTTATGGCACCTATCATCTATATCCTTTTTTCTATATCAATAAGCCTTTAAATGAAGTCTAAGGTATCTTTTGTAATAACGGGATAAAGGGTAGAGGGTAGCAGTATTAATatgctatttctttattttttgcattttgatTCCCTATTACCCTGTAAGCGTACATGTAGATTGTCCGATGCTACTTTTTCCATGCAATATGTATTTCGTGACAtctcttttgtaataaattatcttATATCTTTGAAGAATGCCTGTATTATGTAGCTTTGTCTATGCACTTGGTAATTTTAAGCCATCACTTGGTGGCCATCATTGTCTGATTCCTTTGAAGAATAACTGCACTATGTAATTTCGTGCCATCATTTTGTGTTCGTCATTgtattattttctttaagaataATTGCATTTGTGTACCTTTTTTCAATGATGTCGGTAATTTCttgccatcacttggtgtccTTCATTGTCTTATTTCCACAAAGAATTAATGCATTAGAGTACTTATTCCATACACTATGTAATTTCGTGCCATCACTTGGTGTCCTCCATTGTCTATTTCCTTGAAGAATATCTGCATTATGCAattaagcgggaggtttggcaagTCATTTAACCAAGTTGAAGAagccattttttcttaaaatgtcctgtactgaGTAATttagagacatattttgtcgaaatgcgcatctggtgcaacaaaattggtaccgttgattttattactaccactgggtcgatgcctctgctggtggactattagtccccgagggtatcaccagcccagtagccagtacttcggtactggcatgaaaatacggattttttgtgttatttaaatttgctgttacaaaatattagaaattattataaattaaggaatgtatctccctcatgcaaagctctgattcctttcaagaatttgactatactttttggaccttttggattatagctcttcatcttttatataagctttggattttaaatattttggccacgagcatcactgaagagacatattttgtcgaaatgcgcatctggtgcaacaaaattggtaccgttgattttattactaccactgggtcgatgcctctgctggtggactattagtccccgagggtatcaccagcccagtagcctgtacttcggtactggcatgaaaatacggattttttgtgttatttaaatttgctgttacaaaatattagaaattattataaattaaggaatgtatctccctcatgcaaagctctgattcctttcacgaatttgactatactttttggaccttttggattatagctcttcatcttttatataagctttggatttcaaatattttggccacgagcatcactgaagagacatattttgtcgaaatgcgcatctggtgcaacaaaattggtaccgttgattttattaggAACATTGTACTAGTACTTGttatcaaatagatataggaagatgtggtgtgagtgccaatgagacaactctgcatacaaataacaatttaaaaagtaaaccattataggttaaagtacggccttcaacacggagccttagctcacaccgaacaacaagctataaagtctGTTTCtctgttggcgtttgtttttgtatcaGTTCAGTGTTTCTCTaatttcctttgttttcctcttatagttgatgtgttaccCTCGGTTTCGATTTGTAACCCGGTTTGTTTTCGcctaatcgatttatgactattaaacagcggtatactactgttgcctttaattttcaTGCCATCATTTGGTGTCTGCCATTGTCTTACTTTTTTTACGAATATATTTAGACAGGTGCAGAAAACATGAATTATTCCTTGCTTAAAAGCATTTGTGTATAATTTTTCAAGGATACATtgcgtccggtcagaatggggacgttaaatctgcTGTCTCGTGCTGAGAGAGGTTGCCAACTTGTTATTTGCCGACTTGTTTTTATAACCGTATGAAGCAGAATTAATTCAGAACCTTCGTAACGACACAATGAAAaggtaaaatcagaaaaatactgaactcagaggaaaaacaaatcggaaagtccataatcacatggcaaaatcaaatgacaaaacacatcaaaaacgaatggacaagaactgtcatattcctgatttggtacaggcattttcaaatgtagaaaatgcaCCTTGACAAATTCTCTAATTTACTTTCAgttatattgatgatgttctatcactGAATTATCCATATTTCAGTCAGTACCATATATCCCAGTTAACTTGAAGTTAGGGATACTACTTCCCAAtcatcaatttcccatttctcagcagtaaaaTACCCTCTGCTACTTCGTATGGTGTggacatatctcaattgatacgttatgcaCGCGCATGCTCGATttgagtgtgctccttacgcagaaactgttCCAACAGAGTTATGAGGAGAAAGCATTGAAGATGAcgctccgtaaattttacggacaccatcatgAATTTGTTGATCTATACGAGGTGTCTGTTTCTAAACTAATTACTGTAATGTTTCCCACGCCTTAGATTGTGGTTTATTATTGCTGTCGTCCGTCTGTTCGAATTGTAATGAATGTTCTTGGGTGTGTTTGTGCggatttctgtcacgtagtgttgtcattgtagacgaaacgcgcgtctggcgtatatactaaatttagtcctggtatctatgatgagtttatttccacgatattttttaatattgtcaCTAAGCGTGATGTTTGGCTATCCATGACACCTGGTTTAACCCAACAtgtatttcttaaaatgtcctgtacctagtaaggaatatggcagttgttatcaaatagttcatttctatgtatgttggcgtctTCTTTTCCTGTTATGCCTTACGtgttttccctcggttttagtttataatccagatttgttttctctcaatcggtttatgacttttgaaagccgatatactactgttgcttttgtCTGACCCTTTTAAATATAACCTTATTTTTCAGtatccaaatttctccgaccgtCATACCGGACGGCATCTATTACAgataaaggcatcagtagtataccgcgaTTCGAAAGTCATAAGTCGATTGAGAGAAACAAATTcgagttacaaattaaaactgaggtaaacacatcaactaaaagaggaaaacaacgaaacaacagaaacactgaagtgcaacaaaacaaaaaacgacaatgcaacacacacagaaacgaactatgagaTAACAACTAACAATTCAATATTACACATGATTTTTATGCAActttcatacaaatgagaggtttagctagttttGAAACTAGGTATATTCCACCATTTTCAAAGTATGaaaatgcctgtcccaagttaggaatatgaaatttgttatccattcgtttgatgtgtttgattttttgatttcaTCATTCATTAtggaattttgtaaaaatgtaaaatgaacaATGGACTTACTTCAGCGCGGTTTGCTTTTAACTAAACATATCCCTGTTTTCTAAAAATTGATACAGTTTTTTCAATGAAGTGTCAAATGAAATGGAATGAATGGTATATAACATGATATTAAAACTGCAATAGAAGGTGAGTTTAGGATTGTTTTAGTCAGTATTAAAAACTAAACACATTTTAACATTCAAAGATGTAATGAAATAAACCCATCATACTCGGATAGACATATTTTCTTATTAGATAAAGTAAAACACTTTTTAAGGGTATAAAAGAACACCAGAGAACGAAGTGAGGCGTAATCCTGTTGATCCTTCACTATGACCCCCGACAGCAACCTCGGTGAATACAACATCCCCAGCTTTAAGACGAATGATAACTGTATTTCCGCCTTGAAGATCTTGTGCGTTATGATAAGAGTCTACTGCCGCATCTATAACGTTCACGCTATTGACCATTAGATAGATATAAGCGCCTTTAGGTATAGTGTCGCCTCTCTCTCCAATACTGAAAAACAGCAAATACATTCCACTTTCCGGACATGTAAAAGACCCCGTATGTACATTGTATCCATTTCCTTCGTTTGTAATTATCtacaacaataaataaaaacataattaacAAAAGGGAAATTTGCAAAAAATATAACTGCGAATATAGTTTGAATATGCGGAGTAGGATTCGCTTACACTTCAAGAGCACCTGAGATTAAtcccagttttggtggggtttgggTTGCTCAGTcagtatgtttttctatgttgtgtcttctgtactattttttgtctgtttgtctttttattcttagccatggcgttgtcagtttatttccaatctatgagtttgactgtccctttgttatctttcgtctctcttttgaATAGATATGTTTATCCATGAAAGCCATTGTACAACATCACTCCATGGACATTTTGTATCTCTATTCCTAAGTTCAAtacttaaaatttcaaatttttctcaCGCAAATTACTAAAGATTACCACCCTGTATATTTCAGAAGATGTAGAGCAACAAAAGACATCgattttccttttataaaataCATACCCTGTTATATTTCAAAACTTGTTGTGCGCCAGAATCGGTGTCGTGGTCAAGATAAACACTGAATGCGACACCACCAGAACCAGCTAGTCCAAATGTAAAATTATAGATAAACATTTAAAGTGATGTGGAATAAATTAACTGTTGGGATAACTTTAATCAGatagttttttttgtaattgtaatgaTTGACAAGAGCCGAACTTAAAGAAAAACAATCAAAGAATATTTGCTTAGTAAAACTTTAGTTTATTTAACATGATGGCTAACGTAGATATAAATATCTGGTTAATGAAGAGGTCAATCATACTAATTAAAATATCACTTTGATTCAAAGAAAGCAAATTAATTTGAGCTTCTCAAATGTAAACCTAACATTTTTATAAGGCAAACTTTCAACAGTCCTTGCATATGAAGTTTGAATCTCACAGTGGATAAGATGTCCTAGAttgtattttttatcaatatatactTGATAGAGGGTTGGTGCAACAAGGAAGCGATCATCACAGGGTTCTAAGTGGTAAAGCTGAAATGAGCCCTTCGAAAGCTTCACTAAACGTCATCATAAGGTGTGAATGATTTCTAGCTAAAGACCatcaacatatttattttgtactGACTTTTTTTTAGTACAGAATGGTTTTAAAAGAAAggaataaatatcaattataaatatGAAATCCTTTTGACAAACACTTCCCAATTGCTTATTTATTGCTGACATGAACGCCAAAACAatagcaacctaacaaccaaaAATGACTATAAACGGGCATCCAGGGGTCCCTACTATAACTTTAACAACATATCTCGGAGTGGGGTAGTGACAATGTAATAGGTGGTAGGGATGAGACGCGTGAAAAAGTCTCTTACCTCAAGCTTCTTGATAAGTAATAGGGTCGCGAAATTAAGAAGGCATATAAGGTGTCATGAGTGGTGGGCATGACCCGCGTGTAAAAAGTCTCTTCTTTCAAGTTATAGAGTCACGAAATttagaaaaaacataaaattactgATTGAAACAAATGCAACTGAATCATTTCAGATGTCAATTTTTTCTCAGATACGATTGAATACACCAGATATTTGTCACATCTATTTACCTCTCtataaaaaagtgtaaatatgttATGTATAAGTAGAATGATTGTTAAAACCAAATCTGAGAAGATTCACagttgtgtttaaaaaaaaaaaggaaattaggGATACAGCTGCCGATCACCTCTTACCCCAAAAGAGTCGATATGCCTTTCCCTTCCGAaagtaatgaaatatttaaactattaatagttttattatttacattaaaGCAGAACAAGATCCTAACATCTTACCTTGAATAAGTCTCTTGTATAGTTTAGACCCCACAATACTAGTGTTGTTTAAAGACTGGTTTGTTTTGTGGATCGAATCTTTAACAGGTACCTTTTTTCCAGCCAGTTTCTTCTCTTGTTTGGATATGTTATTAGAAATGTGTTCATGTTGTATAAACTGTGAGTTCTTCAAATTTTGATTGATGTCAGTCCCAGCTTTTATGTTGGTTATCTCGTTGTCATAATCCTTGAGTACAAAGTTTTGCATATTCTTCAATTTACCAATTTCAATAGCTTGGTCTTCGATAACTTTCCACATTTTCACAAGTTCAGTTTTACAATTGGATTGAACCTTGATCAATGTCCGCAATTCCTCAATTTCAGCTTTTTGATCGTCTTTATCCTTAGTTACTTTCTGCAGCTCCTGAAGTTCAGCAATATGATATGCTTgattaaccatttttttcttttgcaacaAAATGGGAGCTTCATGAATCCTAAATCAATATAAAGAAATTTTAAAGTAAAAGCTATCACTGTAAACATTTCTCAAGATTCTTATATACAATTAGTATTATGTAATTTAATGTCATAAGACGCTAATATACTTATGACACTATTTTACTCATCATTCTAGAATTggcgatgtggtatgagtgcaaatgagtcATCAAAGATCAAATGACTTGATGTAAGAAAAACCTATACCGTATATTAAGATATAAAGGCTCCGCcaagacaaaatgtaaaacaatagacCACCTTCGatttcatccgtcaccggaaaaaaatcgtcaattatgcgcgccttcatgacgtcatttaccagatagaggggatcgcctgtatccctgcactattaacgttcatcaagcgtcttagtgatggTTATTGTGCAGGATAAAGtacaaataatatttgttttgtaagtacttaaTTACAATTTCCTAATTACAGCAgcgctgattgtcaattatgaaaaTCTattttgccgaataattcgtgcaatatagcattatagttttccaaccattCGCTCAACATTGGTCCaggaacggaagtgacgatgcccctaaacgcacgaatgatgttcactaaaaccagagtttttgacggaaatgcatcgaactcgaaagttgtctaatTAAACTAGAGGTACATCTAAATTCTAATATGATTTATGCTGCCATTGATTTATCTCCATCGTTTTTATGTACCTTTTATTTCTTTGACTGAGAGTAGTGATGAAATAACTGAGCTGTTCTAATTGGTGATTGGATTGCCAATTTGGCATCAGGTCAAAAGACAAAGATGTAAATAATAAAGATTCAAAAATCAAGCTTAAGGACACCAATTATCGActacaaaaacacacaaaacaaaataaatttgaaggAGAGtcattaaaatacagaaaaattacgatttgaattaaatgtttcaaacagattttcaaaagtatttctaattttaaagcatTACTTCTGTACTTAATCCTTCTAGACGGACTGAGAAAAAATATGATCATTAAAGAAGTTTACTCAATTTGAGAACTGGCTGATAACAATTTAAGATTAATACTATTGTTCTGATTTGAAATGGTTTTATTACCTCCGTCTTGTCCGGACCAATACCTGCCACAAAGCATCAGATAGAAATATAATTTCTGAAAATTGTTGTTTATAATGTACATTTCTtgatatctatactactaaaggaggaGATTAATTTCATTGAGCTGCAACACCGAAATATTTGTGAGATGATGTCTAAATGTTTTGTACTTCCAAAATTTGTCTTTCAAACAAAACATTTCCACAGATTTTAGAGAAAACTCAAATTCGGAAATTGTTATCGATCTGTGTCTTATACGCTTTCGCATATTATGCTCAGTCGACGTACTGCTCGCGAAATTATGATACTAAAATAACGAAGTCATGAACTTTGTCATTAAACAGGAATTAAATCTGCTAAACTTAATCTATGTCACGTAGATTTTCTGGTTGTAGTAAGAAATCCAGGACGGGTTCGAAGATTTTGAAAGTAGAGTAAATAATGCAATTTATTATCAGCACGACTTTATTGGATCACATTAATAACATTTAGAATAAGGCGTAGGTTCTTAGATTTATTCACGAATCGCGATGTCATGGGTGTTTTCTAGTACTTTTTATAGTTAAGGAGTGAACGgaactaaacaaatatataaatgctGTGCTGATAAAACATTCGTAGTATACCCATCAGCAGTATAGACCCAGTGTTAGAAATTTCCTCAATCAAAGTATTGTCTCGTGACTCACACAGCTTCTAATCACACATTTATCTTGTATTAAATTAGACATCTTGTTGAAATCATGCTTTGCTGTCTAGGAGGAACTACCGACCTAGGTGGTCTCGTGCTGGCGTGTTCGCCTTGTGTTCGAAACCAGGTAGAAGCAAACCATAGACTTTAAATTTGGTATTTGCTGTTTAACCGATTAGCATTGGCAGTGAGCAGTAAGAACAAATAGTTGTCTACTCGAAGTAAATATATTGTCGTATTACATTAACATTAATCATCATACTTATTGgcttattaaaaaatgcatatgtggggactaactgtgcaccaccacttattgcggaccatcgaaacaacatctgatacataAATTAGATAatgcttttagatatttggatgatata
It includes:
- the LOC139513886 gene encoding uncharacterized protein; amino-acid sequence: MADVSFPAYTILLLTIIHSFSILPIQAEKENDGFVLNQMITEVPDKQRIHEAPILLQKKKMVNQAYHIAELQELQKVTKDKDDQKAEIEELRTLIKVQSNCKTELVKMWKVIEDQAIEIGKLKNMQNFVLKDYDNEITNIKAGTDINQNLKNSQFIQHEHISNNISKQEKKLAGKKVPVKDSIHKTNQSLNNTSIVGSKLYKRLIQAGSGGVAFSVYLDHDTDSGAQQVLKYNRIITNEGNGYNVHTGSFTCPESGMYLLFFSIGERGDTIPKGAYIYLMVNSVNVIDAAVDSYHNAQDLQGGNTVIIRLKAGDVVFTEVAVGGHSEGSTGLRLTSFSGVLLYP